A genomic stretch from Mycobacterium cookii includes:
- a CDS encoding alpha/beta hydrolase codes for MPSTEFHPELRRVARFAPKSPLGPGTLRVIRKLSSVVPRGKDPEGVEALILGSGVGVRLHRPVGVEQPGPALLWIHGGGYVIGTAKQDDRLCRRFARELGVTVAAVDYRLAPEHPYPAPLEDCYAALTWLAKLPAVDPARIAIGGASAGGGLTAALALLARDRGEIKPRLQLLAYPMLDDRSASGPESPHYRLWSPRSNRFGWAAYLGDADPNIAVPARHEDLSGLPPAWIGVGTHDMFHDENLVYAERLTAAGVPCQVEVVPGAFHGFDLVVPKAGVSRSFFASECASLRSALAATS; via the coding sequence ATGCCGAGCACTGAGTTCCACCCTGAACTGCGCAGAGTCGCCCGTTTCGCGCCGAAATCGCCACTCGGTCCCGGCACGCTGCGGGTGATCCGCAAACTGTCGTCGGTCGTGCCGCGCGGCAAAGACCCCGAAGGCGTGGAGGCCCTGATCCTGGGCTCCGGTGTCGGGGTGCGGTTGCACCGCCCGGTCGGCGTCGAGCAGCCAGGTCCTGCACTGCTGTGGATTCACGGCGGCGGTTACGTGATTGGCACGGCAAAGCAAGACGACCGGCTGTGTCGTCGATTCGCTCGCGAGCTGGGGGTGACCGTCGCGGCGGTGGACTACCGGCTGGCGCCCGAGCACCCCTACCCCGCGCCGCTGGAGGACTGCTACGCCGCGCTGACTTGGCTGGCCAAGCTGCCCGCGGTCGACCCGGCGCGAATCGCGATCGGTGGAGCCAGCGCGGGTGGTGGGTTGACGGCGGCGCTGGCACTGCTGGCGCGCGACCGTGGCGAGATCAAGCCGAGGCTGCAACTGCTGGCCTACCCGATGCTCGATGACCGCAGCGCATCAGGCCCGGAAAGCCCGCACTACCGGCTGTGGAGCCCGAGGAGCAACCGCTTCGGCTGGGCGGCTTATCTCGGCGATGCCGACCCGAACATCGCGGTGCCGGCGCGACATGAGGACCTGAGCGGGCTGCCGCCGGCGTGGATCGGCGTCGGCACACACGACATGTTTCACGACGAGAACCTTGTCTACGCCGAGCGTCTCACCGCGGCCGGTGTGCCCTGCCAAGTCGAGGTGGTGCCCGGAGCGTTTCACGGCTTCGACCTCGTGGTGCCGAAAGCCGGTGTGTCGCGGTCGTTTTTCGCCAGCGAGTGCGCGAGTCTGCGATCCGCTCTGGCCGCGACGAGCTGA
- a CDS encoding DUF6131 family protein translates to MRRNQVHVMIAPGVVLLVVGAVLAVLGRTGHAVGGRRHYY, encoded by the coding sequence ATCCGCAGAAACCAGGTACATGTCATGATCGCCCCCGGAGTGGTCCTCCTCGTTGTCGGCGCAGTACTGGCCGTACTGGGACGAACGGGACACGCCGTCGGCGGCCGCCGACACTACTACTGA
- a CDS encoding acyl-CoA dehydrogenase family protein, which yields MSAGVPFAVTDEQRALREAVADVLARHCDEAQVRALMATDTGYDPAVWRELAAMGLTGLLIAEQYGGSDAGPVEMGIAMEEMGRALLVGPFLSTAVLVPSLLAESGDTAECAAVLPRIAAGELIASVAFAENGSARLPAAISTSARAVDDAWIINGDKHFVLDGLSADVLYVLADTGAGAAVFAVDAGTAGLVVTPLTTVDPTRKLCRVRLADTPARLVGQLGAGVEVVAAALDRSAVALLSEQAGGARRVVEMATDYAKTRYQFGRAIGSFQAVKHMCADMLLEAESAVSAARFVAAAFAENAPSRIADLALAQAYCSDAFVHVAATSIQVHGGIGFTWEHPAHLYLRRARCDAQLLGSPSWHRERYLQQIGA from the coding sequence ATGTCTGCCGGCGTCCCGTTCGCGGTGACCGACGAGCAGCGCGCGCTGCGCGAGGCGGTCGCCGACGTGCTCGCACGACATTGTGATGAGGCGCAGGTGCGGGCGCTGATGGCCACCGACACGGGTTACGACCCGGCGGTGTGGCGCGAACTCGCGGCCATGGGTCTGACCGGACTGCTGATCGCCGAGCAGTACGGGGGTTCGGACGCCGGCCCGGTGGAGATGGGCATCGCGATGGAAGAGATGGGCCGAGCGCTGCTGGTCGGCCCGTTCCTGTCGACGGCGGTGCTGGTGCCGAGCCTGCTGGCGGAGAGCGGCGACACCGCCGAGTGCGCCGCGGTGCTACCCCGGATCGCGGCCGGTGAGCTGATCGCCTCTGTTGCCTTCGCCGAGAACGGCTCCGCCCGGTTGCCTGCGGCCATCTCGACGTCAGCGCGTGCCGTCGACGATGCCTGGATTATCAACGGCGACAAGCACTTCGTGCTCGACGGACTTTCGGCCGACGTGTTGTACGTGCTGGCCGACACCGGCGCGGGAGCTGCCGTGTTCGCCGTCGACGCGGGTACCGCCGGCTTGGTCGTGACGCCGCTGACCACGGTGGACCCGACCCGCAAGCTGTGTCGCGTGCGATTGGCTGACACCCCGGCCCGTCTCGTCGGGCAGCTGGGCGCCGGCGTCGAGGTCGTCGCCGCGGCGCTGGATCGCTCGGCGGTCGCGCTGCTCAGCGAACAGGCCGGCGGTGCACGGCGAGTGGTCGAGATGGCCACCGACTACGCCAAGACCCGTTACCAGTTCGGCCGCGCGATCGGCAGCTTTCAGGCGGTCAAGCACATGTGCGCCGATATGCTGCTGGAGGCCGAGTCCGCGGTGTCGGCGGCGCGCTTCGTGGCGGCGGCGTTCGCCGAGAATGCGCCCTCGCGCATCGCGGATCTTGCTCTGGCACAGGCGTATTGCTCAGATGCGTTCGTTCACGTCGCCGCGACCAGCATCCAGGTGCACGGCGGTATCGGCTTCACCTGGGAGCATCCGGCGCACCTATATCTGCGACGGGCCCGCTGCGACGCCCAGCTGCTGGGCAGCCCGTCGTGGCACCGCGAACGCTATCTGCAGCAGATCGGGGCCTGA
- a CDS encoding fatty acid desaturase family protein translates to MAITDVPAFAHLTDADIDNLAVELDAIRLDIEDSLGARDARYIRHTIAAQRALDIAGRLILAGSSRRSAWWAGTATLSLAKIIENMEIGHNVMHGQWDWMNDPEIHSSTWEWDMSGVSKHWKTTHNFQHHKYTNILGMDDDVGYSTLRVTRDQPWKGYNLGNLLFNAILAVGFEWGIALQPIEFGKVLEDGPEREKTLRQIREFVTKAGRQLIKDYVAFPAVTSLSPAATFTSTLKANIVANVIRNIWTDAVIFCGHFPDGAEKFTKTDMIGETRGHWYLRQMLGSANFEAGPAMRFMSGNLCYQIEHHLYPDIPSNRLHEISLRVREVCDKYDLPYTTGSFLVQNAKTWRTIAKLSLPDRFLRDTADNAPETRSELMFSELRPGVAKSNPATGRRSGLKTAIAAVRRPARRVKRRQRR, encoded by the coding sequence ATGGCGATCACCGACGTTCCGGCCTTCGCTCACTTGACCGATGCCGACATCGACAACCTCGCCGTTGAGCTGGATGCGATCCGGCTGGATATCGAGGACTCCCTCGGCGCGCGCGACGCGCGCTACATCCGTCACACCATCGCCGCGCAACGCGCTCTGGACATCGCCGGCCGACTCATCCTCGCTGGTAGCTCGAGACGCTCCGCTTGGTGGGCGGGAACAGCGACGCTGAGCCTGGCCAAGATCATCGAGAACATGGAGATCGGCCACAACGTCATGCACGGCCAGTGGGATTGGATGAACGACCCCGAGATCCATTCCTCGACGTGGGAATGGGACATGAGCGGGGTGTCGAAACACTGGAAAACGACCCATAACTTTCAGCATCACAAGTACACCAACATCCTTGGCATGGACGACGACGTGGGTTATAGCACCCTGCGGGTCACCCGTGACCAGCCTTGGAAGGGCTACAACCTCGGCAACCTGCTCTTCAACGCCATCCTCGCTGTCGGTTTTGAGTGGGGAATCGCGTTGCAGCCCATCGAATTCGGCAAAGTTCTCGAAGATGGCCCGGAACGCGAGAAGACGCTTCGGCAGATCCGCGAATTCGTCACCAAAGCCGGACGGCAGTTGATCAAGGACTACGTCGCGTTCCCGGCGGTGACATCGTTGTCGCCGGCGGCGACCTTCACATCGACGCTGAAGGCCAACATTGTCGCCAACGTGATCCGCAACATCTGGACCGATGCCGTGATCTTCTGTGGCCATTTCCCCGATGGCGCTGAAAAATTCACGAAGACCGACATGATCGGCGAAACCCGGGGGCACTGGTACCTGCGCCAGATGCTGGGCAGTGCCAACTTCGAGGCCGGCCCGGCGATGCGATTCATGAGCGGCAACCTGTGCTACCAGATCGAGCATCACCTGTACCCCGACATACCGAGTAATCGGCTACACGAGATCTCGCTGCGCGTGCGCGAGGTATGCGACAAATACGACTTGCCCTACACGACCGGCTCATTCCTCGTACAGAATGCCAAGACGTGGCGGACCATCGCCAAGCTGTCGCTGCCGGACCGATTCTTGCGCGACACCGCGGATAACGCCCCGGAGACCCGCAGCGAGTTGATGTTCAGCGAACTAAGGCCCGGTGTCGCCAAAAGCAACCCCGCGACGGGACGTCGCAGTGGTCTGAAGACGGCGATCGCAGCGGTCCGCCGGCCCGCGCGCCGGGTAAAGCGCAGACAGCGTCGGTAA
- a CDS encoding alpha/beta fold hydrolase codes for MRYLDLHGERVAYRDAGSGEALLLIHGMAGSSATWRAVIPELSKKYRVLAPDLLGHGESTKPRGDYSLGAFAASLRDLLDALDISRATVVGQSLGGGVAMQFTYQHREYCQRLALISSGGLGPDLNWILRFLSAPGAELLLPVVAPKPVLTVGNKLGSWLKSAGVEAPRATEMWSAYSSLADQQTRQAFLRTLRSVVDYRGQAVSALGKIHVSHGLPTLLIWGEEDKIIPVAHGHAAHDAVPGSRLEVLAGVGHFPHVESPIAVVDILDDFITTTGQDVDQMPRQLRSP; via the coding sequence ATGCGTTATCTCGACCTGCACGGCGAGCGGGTTGCCTATCGCGACGCCGGGAGCGGCGAAGCATTGCTGCTGATCCATGGCATGGCGGGAAGCTCGGCGACGTGGCGGGCGGTGATTCCCGAGCTGTCGAAGAAGTACCGGGTACTGGCGCCGGACCTGCTGGGCCACGGCGAATCGACCAAGCCCCGCGGTGACTATTCCCTAGGCGCATTCGCTGCGTCGCTGCGCGATCTGCTCGATGCGCTGGACATCAGCCGGGCGACAGTGGTCGGGCAGTCACTCGGTGGCGGTGTGGCCATGCAGTTCACCTACCAACATCGCGAATACTGCCAGCGATTGGCCCTGATCAGCAGCGGTGGCCTCGGTCCCGACCTGAACTGGATTCTGCGGTTCTTGTCGGCACCCGGCGCCGAACTGTTGCTGCCGGTGGTCGCGCCCAAGCCGGTACTCACCGTCGGCAACAAGCTGGGCTCATGGCTCAAGTCAGCCGGCGTGGAGGCGCCGCGCGCCACCGAGATGTGGAGCGCCTATTCCTCGTTGGCGGATCAGCAGACACGGCAAGCGTTCCTACGTACGTTGCGCTCGGTGGTGGACTATCGCGGCCAGGCCGTCAGCGCGCTCGGCAAGATCCACGTCAGTCATGGATTGCCCACGCTGTTGATCTGGGGCGAAGAGGACAAGATCATTCCCGTCGCCCACGGCCACGCGGCCCACGACGCCGTGCCGGGCAGCCGACTCGAGGTGCTCGCCGGTGTCGGGCACTTCCCCCACGTCGAATCCCCTATCGCGGTAGTGGACATCCTCGACGACTTCATCACCACCACGGGGCAGGACGTCGATCAGATGCCGCGCCAACTGCGGAGCCCGTAG
- the gap gene encoding type I glyceraldehyde-3-phosphate dehydrogenase → MAIRVGVNGFGRVGRNFFRAVDVQRAAGTTDIEIVAVNDLTDNKTLAHLLKYDSVLGRFRHDVSVDGEDFVVGDQRIKAWSIADGPAAVPWGDLGVDVVIESTGRFTAAEQARGHLHGGAKKVVVSATSKGADLTVVMGVNHRDYDGTQTVVSNASCTTNCLAPMAKVLDEVFGIERGLMTTIHAYTPDQNLQDGPHRDLRRARAAAINVVPTSTGAARAISVVLPQLEGRLDGYALRVPVPTGSATDLTVVVREPATVEAVNAAFAAAADGELKGFLTYTEDPIVSSDIVTDPASCIFDSGLTKVTGDLVKIVGWYDNEWGYSHRLADLTDLVASTL, encoded by the coding sequence ATGGCTATTCGGGTGGGCGTCAACGGCTTTGGTCGTGTCGGCCGAAACTTCTTTCGTGCGGTGGACGTACAACGCGCGGCAGGCACCACCGACATCGAGATCGTCGCGGTGAATGACCTCACGGACAACAAGACGCTGGCACACCTGCTGAAATACGACTCTGTCCTCGGACGCTTCCGGCACGACGTATCGGTCGACGGCGAGGACTTCGTGGTGGGAGACCAGCGGATCAAGGCGTGGTCGATCGCCGACGGGCCGGCGGCCGTGCCGTGGGGAGATCTCGGCGTGGATGTCGTCATCGAGTCGACCGGTCGGTTCACCGCCGCGGAGCAGGCCCGCGGTCACTTGCACGGCGGAGCGAAGAAGGTGGTGGTATCCGCGACGTCGAAGGGGGCAGACCTCACCGTCGTGATGGGTGTCAACCACCGCGACTACGACGGCACGCAGACCGTCGTCTCCAATGCCTCGTGTACCACCAACTGCCTGGCGCCGATGGCGAAGGTGCTCGACGAGGTATTCGGGATCGAGCGCGGGCTCATGACCACCATCCACGCCTACACCCCCGACCAGAACCTGCAGGATGGTCCGCACCGCGATCTTCGTCGGGCCCGCGCCGCGGCAATCAACGTGGTGCCCACGTCCACCGGGGCCGCCCGCGCTATCAGCGTGGTGTTGCCCCAACTCGAGGGACGGCTCGACGGGTACGCGCTGCGGGTGCCGGTGCCCACAGGTTCGGCTACCGATCTCACCGTCGTCGTCCGAGAGCCGGCGACCGTTGAGGCGGTCAACGCCGCGTTTGCGGCCGCCGCCGACGGCGAGCTGAAGGGCTTCCTCACCTACACCGAGGATCCCATCGTCTCCTCCGACATCGTGACCGACCCGGCGTCGTGCATCTTCGACTCCGGGCTCACCAAAGTCACTGGCGATCTGGTGAAGATCGTCGGCTGGTACGACAACGAGTGGGGCTACTCGCACCGCCTCGCCGATCTGACCGACCTGGTGGCATCGACCCTGTGA
- a CDS encoding slipin family protein, with product MKVLIIAFAVLLVVALIALSLSLRVVTQYENGVLFRLGKVVGVKGPGLTAIIPVIDRLLKVSLRIVTMPIQSQGIITRDNVSVDISAVAYFRVVDPVKSVIAIENIDAAINQIAQTTLRNVVGQHTLDQALSETDSINADIRKILDVATLEWGVEVTLVELKDIQLPDSMKRAMARQAEAEREKRAKIIAAEGESMAAAALGEASDTMMRHPLALQLRNLQTLVELGVEKNTTIVFPAPLMSAIGELSGFLARESAAAASPPRPVTTANGADTSTASG from the coding sequence ATGAAAGTTCTGATCATTGCGTTCGCGGTGCTCCTCGTTGTCGCGCTGATCGCGTTGTCGCTGTCGCTCAGAGTGGTGACTCAGTACGAGAACGGTGTCTTGTTCCGCCTCGGCAAGGTGGTGGGTGTGAAGGGCCCGGGACTGACTGCGATCATCCCGGTCATCGATCGGCTGTTGAAGGTCTCACTGCGGATTGTGACGATGCCGATCCAGTCCCAGGGCATCATCACCCGCGACAACGTCAGCGTCGATATTTCGGCGGTCGCCTACTTCCGGGTTGTCGACCCGGTGAAGTCGGTGATCGCGATCGAGAACATCGACGCCGCGATCAACCAGATCGCACAAACCACGCTGCGTAATGTTGTCGGCCAGCACACCCTTGACCAGGCGCTGTCGGAGACCGACTCGATCAACGCAGATATCCGAAAAATTCTTGACGTCGCAACACTCGAGTGGGGTGTCGAAGTGACGCTGGTGGAGCTCAAAGACATCCAGTTGCCCGACAGCATGAAGCGCGCGATGGCTCGGCAGGCCGAGGCTGAGCGCGAGAAGCGAGCCAAAATTATTGCGGCAGAGGGTGAATCGATGGCCGCAGCCGCGCTGGGTGAGGCATCGGACACAATGATGAGGCACCCGTTGGCGTTGCAGCTGCGCAACCTGCAAACCCTTGTCGAACTCGGGGTCGAGAAGAACACCACCATCGTGTTCCCGGCACCGCTCATGAGTGCGATCGGTGAACTGAGCGGCTTCCTCGCCAGAGAAAGTGCGGCCGCCGCGTCCCCACCCCGACCGGTCACCACCGCGAACGGGGCCGACACGTCAACGGCAAGCGGGTAG
- a CDS encoding 3-oxoacyl-ACP synthase III family protein — protein sequence MPKNWLVMEGNGPAAPFRTRLAGAGRHLPATVLTTDELMASTRHHTHIDLERLTGIYERRVSIGDEDSYSLATAAALDCLDKAQQQAASLDVVISCSITKFRGGLTQWVEPTMSSAVARAIGAEKAATFDLSNACAGMLTGVTVLNDWIRQGIVERGLVVSGEYISQLGQNAAKHIRNIMSKELACLTLGDAGAALLLDRATPGSGGISLAGFTTVADHSRLCLAYPKGHDPGARMFTDSRGIQRAAIADTPLLLHEVLEAAGIEIHDIDHVITHQTSARAIRKGMAAMSASFGDSPRHDAVITVDRYGNTASTTHTVALVEELEAGRIRPGETIALIALASGLEIGVVLLTVDEDLVGRYGHSN from the coding sequence ATGCCCAAGAACTGGTTGGTGATGGAGGGTAACGGACCCGCAGCGCCCTTCCGCACCCGATTGGCCGGGGCGGGGCGACACCTGCCCGCCACTGTGCTCACGACTGACGAGTTGATGGCGAGCACGCGTCATCACACCCACATCGATCTGGAACGACTGACCGGCATCTACGAACGCCGCGTCTCGATCGGCGACGAGGACTCTTACAGCCTTGCAACGGCCGCGGCGCTGGATTGCCTGGACAAGGCGCAGCAGCAGGCGGCGTCGCTCGATGTGGTGATCAGTTGCAGCATCACGAAGTTCCGTGGCGGCCTGACGCAGTGGGTAGAGCCGACGATGAGTAGCGCCGTCGCCCGTGCGATCGGGGCTGAGAAGGCAGCGACGTTCGACCTGTCCAACGCATGTGCCGGAATGCTGACGGGTGTCACGGTGCTCAACGATTGGATCCGGCAAGGCATCGTCGAACGCGGTTTGGTGGTCAGCGGCGAATACATCTCGCAACTAGGCCAGAATGCGGCCAAGCACATCCGCAACATCATGAGCAAAGAACTCGCCTGCCTGACACTCGGCGACGCGGGTGCGGCACTCCTGCTCGACCGTGCCACCCCCGGGTCCGGTGGGATCAGCCTCGCCGGTTTCACCACGGTGGCCGACCACAGCCGGCTGTGCCTCGCCTACCCGAAGGGGCATGACCCGGGTGCGCGGATGTTCACCGATTCTCGCGGGATCCAGCGGGCAGCCATCGCCGACACCCCGCTTTTGCTGCACGAGGTCCTCGAAGCAGCCGGCATCGAGATTCACGACATCGATCACGTGATCACGCATCAGACCTCGGCCCGCGCGATACGCAAGGGGATGGCCGCGATGTCCGCGTCGTTCGGTGACAGCCCACGGCACGACGCGGTGATAACGGTGGATCGGTACGGGAACACGGCGTCGACGACCCACACGGTCGCCTTGGTCGAAGAACTTGAAGCCGGGCGGATCCGGCCGGGCGAAACCATCGCCTTGATTGCTCTGGCATCAGGTCTGGAGATCGGTGTCGTTCTCCTGACCGTGGACGAGGATTTGGTGGGCCGCTATGGGCACAGTAATTGA
- a CDS encoding WS/DGAT/MGAT family O-acyltransferase, with protein sequence MEHLTTLDAGFLEAEDSDRHVSLAIGGLAVMEGPAPDHASLVSVLAERVSEIPRFTQVVRTHPLDLAAPEWVDDPQFDLAHHVHRIALPQPGNDAALYRVVADIMERRLDRDRPLWESWTIEGLAEDRWAVLTKLHHCIADGISATRLLAGLCDGPDAETFANRIRAAAESSAPRPSGPSLNPLDWAGGIWHLSTAVTSAAARIATGAAQIVAGVLNPTDSSLIGSVSNLRRYSAAEVLLSDVALICHKFDVTINDVALAAITDSFRAMLMHRGEQPQRNSLRTLVPVSVRSADASNQLDNRVSLMLPYLPIELDDPVERLHAVHRRLTRVKSGGQRQAGSAFFSAANYIPFALTAWAVRLLTRLPQLGIVALATNVPGPRRRLRMMGRNVLRLLPIPPIALHLRTGIAMLSYGDDLVFGITADYDAVPDVDELADGIERAVARLVAISEGAG encoded by the coding sequence GTGGAGCACCTGACGACTCTTGACGCGGGCTTCCTCGAGGCGGAGGATTCCGACCGGCATGTGAGTCTGGCGATCGGCGGCCTGGCCGTCATGGAGGGGCCAGCTCCCGACCACGCATCGCTCGTCTCCGTGCTCGCCGAGCGGGTGTCTGAGATCCCCCGGTTCACCCAGGTGGTCCGCACACATCCGCTCGACCTCGCGGCGCCGGAATGGGTCGATGACCCTCAGTTCGATCTCGCCCATCATGTACATCGAATTGCGTTGCCGCAGCCTGGAAATGACGCAGCGTTGTACCGGGTCGTCGCCGACATCATGGAGCGACGCCTCGATCGAGATCGACCGCTGTGGGAAAGCTGGACCATCGAAGGGCTGGCCGAGGACCGCTGGGCGGTCCTGACCAAGCTGCACCACTGCATCGCCGACGGAATCTCCGCGACGCGCCTGCTCGCGGGGCTGTGCGACGGTCCGGATGCAGAGACGTTCGCCAACCGGATACGTGCCGCCGCCGAGTCGTCGGCACCTCGTCCGTCTGGGCCGAGCCTGAATCCGTTGGACTGGGCCGGCGGCATCTGGCACCTTTCCACCGCCGTCACGAGTGCCGCCGCTCGCATAGCTACCGGGGCGGCTCAAATCGTCGCAGGCGTCCTGAATCCGACGGATTCCTCACTGATCGGCTCGGTCAGCAACCTGCGGCGCTACAGCGCAGCCGAAGTGCTCCTCAGCGACGTGGCCCTGATCTGCCATAAGTTCGACGTCACGATCAACGATGTCGCACTGGCAGCGATTACCGATAGCTTCCGGGCCATGCTGATGCACCGAGGCGAACAGCCGCAACGAAATTCGCTGCGCACACTGGTGCCGGTGTCGGTGCGGTCGGCCGACGCATCGAACCAACTGGACAATCGCGTCTCCCTGATGCTGCCGTACCTCCCCATCGAGCTCGACGATCCCGTCGAACGGCTGCACGCGGTGCACCGCCGATTGACGAGAGTCAAGTCCGGCGGGCAACGACAAGCCGGGTCGGCATTCTTCTCGGCAGCCAACTACATCCCCTTCGCCTTGACGGCCTGGGCGGTTCGATTGTTGACCCGGCTTCCCCAACTCGGGATCGTCGCATTGGCCACCAACGTGCCGGGCCCCCGCCGTCGGCTGCGCATGATGGGTCGAAATGTGCTGCGACTACTGCCTATCCCGCCGATCGCGCTGCACCTCCGCACGGGCATCGCCATGCTCAGCTACGGCGACGATCTGGTGTTCGGTATCACCGCCGACTACGACGCGGTACCCGATGTCGACGAGCTCGCCGACGGTATCGAACGTGCGGTGGCCCGATTGGTTGCGATCAGCGAAGGGGCCGGGTGA
- a CDS encoding GAF domain-containing sensor histidine kinase, translating into MPATVYRPIAEQVLKLTGAEITLVAIAMNRDLATSQVADLVIVETACAAVTLAPTNAVPLAGTSIEQAFVERTPLRLNNFDVAIDGVQHAGPALMLPLRTTDSVAGVLVALRHDGARTFGDEQLDMMAAFTDQAVLAWQLGCAQRWTRELNILADRDRIAHDLHHHVIQQIFAVELTLQATISRTRSIELQQRLSGSIDDLQGVIREIRTAIFDLHGVPPHVTRLRQRLDDAVAQFCGSERGTTVQFVGPLSVVDAALADHAEAVVREAVGNVVRHASATRLAVTVTVEDDVCIEVIDNGRGFSCGVSGRGLSGLHHRAQQAGGAFSITDAPGGGTVLRWSAPLP; encoded by the coding sequence ATGCCCGCAACGGTGTATCGGCCCATCGCCGAACAAGTGCTGAAGCTGACGGGCGCAGAAATCACTCTGGTCGCCATAGCAATGAACCGCGACCTAGCCACGTCGCAGGTAGCCGATCTGGTGATCGTGGAAACCGCCTGTGCGGCAGTGACCTTGGCGCCGACCAATGCCGTCCCGCTCGCCGGTACCTCGATCGAGCAGGCCTTCGTGGAGCGGACCCCGCTACGGCTGAATAACTTCGACGTCGCCATCGACGGCGTCCAGCATGCCGGCCCTGCGCTGATGCTTCCGCTGCGCACCACCGACTCGGTGGCCGGGGTGTTGGTCGCGCTGCGTCATGACGGCGCGCGGACGTTCGGCGACGAGCAACTCGACATGATGGCCGCATTCACCGACCAGGCGGTACTCGCCTGGCAGCTGGGGTGCGCACAGCGCTGGACGCGTGAACTCAACATTCTCGCTGACCGCGACAGGATCGCCCACGACCTGCACCACCACGTGATCCAGCAGATCTTCGCGGTCGAACTGACTCTGCAGGCGACTATTTCGCGGACGCGATCAATTGAGTTGCAGCAGAGACTGTCCGGCAGCATCGACGATCTTCAAGGCGTTATCCGCGAGATCCGCACCGCAATTTTCGACCTGCATGGCGTACCGCCGCACGTCACCCGGCTGCGACAGCGACTCGACGACGCAGTCGCGCAGTTCTGCGGATCCGAGCGGGGTACCACGGTCCAGTTCGTGGGACCGTTGTCGGTTGTCGATGCTGCACTTGCCGATCACGCCGAAGCCGTTGTGCGCGAAGCGGTCGGCAACGTTGTGAGGCACGCCAGCGCGACCAGACTTGCGGTGACGGTCACGGTTGAGGACGACGTGTGCATCGAGGTTATCGACAACGGTCGAGGCTTCTCCTGTGGCGTCAGCGGCAGGGGCTTGTCGGGCTTGCATCACCGCGCGCAGCAGGCCGGCGGCGCGTTCAGCATCACGGATGCTCCCGGGGGAGGGACCGTACTGCGCTGGTCAGCACCGCTGCCCTGA
- a CDS encoding GAF and ANTAR domain-containing protein, whose protein sequence is MTEFTEDVADLPLASLSTQQASDDLADLRAAIGDLAGLVAGLPELLAEVSTFAVRAIPGADGAGVTLLQVDRLDNMVEALAASAPFVAEIDEIQYVTLKEGPCITAALERRTVRSGSLGGEKMWPRFGPRVGRLGVHSALSLPLLLSDRVIGAINVYAHGKDVFDEHAAELGELFAKPAAVAVHNAQVLSHAIALTTQLQKALKTRSVIDQAIGLIRGRSGRTAEEAFTQLRAISQTEHRKLAEVAQQIVDEAVRRAHARRNPT, encoded by the coding sequence ATGACCGAGTTCACCGAGGATGTCGCCGACTTACCGTTGGCCTCGCTGAGTACGCAGCAAGCTAGCGATGATCTTGCCGACTTGCGTGCCGCGATCGGCGATCTGGCGGGCTTGGTGGCCGGTTTGCCTGAGTTGCTCGCCGAGGTCTCGACGTTCGCGGTGCGCGCGATACCGGGCGCCGACGGTGCGGGCGTGACCTTGTTGCAGGTCGACCGGCTGGACAACATGGTGGAGGCATTAGCCGCGAGTGCCCCGTTTGTCGCCGAGATTGACGAGATTCAGTACGTGACCCTCAAGGAGGGACCCTGCATCACGGCGGCACTGGAGCGGCGCACCGTGCGGTCTGGGTCGTTGGGTGGGGAGAAGATGTGGCCGCGGTTCGGTCCGCGAGTGGGCCGTTTAGGTGTGCACAGCGCGCTGTCGCTGCCGCTCCTGCTGTCGGATCGAGTGATCGGCGCGATCAACGTCTACGCCCACGGCAAAGACGTCTTCGATGAGCATGCCGCCGAACTAGGTGAATTGTTCGCGAAACCGGCGGCGGTGGCGGTGCATAACGCACAGGTCCTCTCGCACGCGATAGCGCTGACCACCCAGTTGCAGAAGGCGCTGAAGACGCGCTCGGTGATCGATCAGGCGATCGGTCTGATCCGGGGACGCAGCGGGCGCACCGCCGAGGAGGCGTTTACTCAGCTGCGCGCAATCAGCCAGACCGAGCACCGCAAATTGGCCGAGGTGGCGCAACAGATCGTCGATGAGGCTGTGCGCCGCGCGCACGCCCGACGCAACCCGACCTGA